A genomic region of Oceaniferula marina contains the following coding sequences:
- the ispE gene encoding 4-(cytidine 5'-diphospho)-2-C-methyl-D-erythritol kinase, whose protein sequence is MPNHELHWLAPAKVNLSLKILGKRSDGFHDLESLMVPLDLADRLIFTSSEHYSLCCDTSGVPVDETNLVTKAVRLFQDRSGKECRWKVSLEKEVPHGAGLGGGSSDAATALLALNELEGSGLAPDALAEMGAEIGSDVPFFIYQQACLIGGRGEIVTPVDRPELSGQKILLLKPAFGVDTPDAYNRWKGASPLPGVGYAPQQLPWGEIVNDLELPVFEKFRFLAEMKVWLLEQAEVDAAMMSGSGSTMMAFLSSGQAGSLLDRARKCLDPTLWSAMVTIR, encoded by the coding sequence ATGCCCAATCACGAACTCCATTGGCTGGCTCCGGCCAAGGTCAACCTCTCCCTTAAAATTTTGGGTAAGCGGAGTGACGGATTTCATGACTTGGAAAGCCTCATGGTGCCTTTGGATCTGGCTGACCGTCTGATTTTCACTTCATCAGAGCATTACAGCTTATGCTGTGATACCTCAGGTGTCCCCGTCGATGAGACGAATCTGGTGACAAAAGCCGTCCGACTTTTTCAGGATCGCAGCGGTAAAGAGTGTCGGTGGAAAGTGAGCTTGGAAAAGGAAGTGCCTCACGGGGCTGGGCTAGGAGGTGGTAGTAGTGATGCTGCGACAGCCCTGCTTGCTCTAAATGAGCTTGAAGGTTCCGGCCTGGCGCCAGATGCCTTGGCTGAGATGGGGGCCGAGATTGGCTCCGATGTTCCTTTTTTTATTTATCAACAGGCGTGTTTGATTGGAGGTCGCGGTGAGATCGTGACTCCGGTGGATCGTCCGGAACTGAGCGGGCAGAAGATCTTGCTGTTGAAACCTGCCTTTGGGGTCGATACGCCGGACGCGTATAATCGCTGGAAGGGGGCGTCACCCTTGCCCGGTGTTGGGTATGCTCCCCAGCAATTGCCGTGGGGTGAGATTGTCAATGATCTGGAGCTACCGGTGTTTGAGAAGTTTCGTTTTCTTGCGGAGATGAAAGTCTGGCTGCTTGAGCAAGCGGAGGTAGACGCCGCGATGATGAGTGGCTCGGGGTCAACCATGATGGCTTTTCTGAGTTCGGGGCAGGCGGGGTCGCTGCTGGATCGTGCGAGAAAGTGCCTCGACCCGACTCTGTGGAGTGCTATGGTGACGATCCGATGA
- a CDS encoding UTP--glucose-1-phosphate uridylyltransferase, whose translation MSDFSPFREKMEAASVSEAAIRAFERNYQLLCLNESGLISEDSIRPCESLPLLEDVSVDGEAFDPELLKQTVVIKLNGGLGTSMGLQKAKSLLPVKDDTTFLDIIAQQILHLRETTGGKVRFLLMNSFSTSEDTLEHMEAYQENDLAGAESVEMMQNQIPKIDVNSMLPVDWEKNPSLEWCPPGHGDLYAALAGSGWLDALLAGGVKYAFVSNSDNLGAILDANLLRYFAESGKPFLMEATRRTEADKKGGHLAVRSSDEQLLLREVAQCPEEDLEQFQDVSKHQYFNTNSLWIRLDVLKELLEKENGVLPLPMIKNTKTVDPRDKQSTQVYQLETAMGAAIESFPGSGAICVPRSRFAPVKTTSDLFALRSDAYERTEDGRIALVAERDGKPPVIDLSDEYKLVDSLEGLGMPSLVQAGKLTVQGPVRFADGVTIVGNVSFINESGETKWVAGGKYTDEEVTL comes from the coding sequence ATGAGTGATTTTTCCCCATTTAGAGAGAAGATGGAAGCTGCCTCTGTGAGTGAAGCTGCCATCCGTGCCTTTGAACGCAACTATCAACTACTTTGCCTGAATGAAAGTGGCTTGATTTCCGAGGACAGCATTCGCCCTTGTGAAAGTTTGCCCTTGCTCGAGGATGTCTCGGTTGACGGTGAGGCTTTTGATCCCGAGCTGTTAAAGCAGACGGTGGTTATTAAGCTGAATGGTGGCCTTGGGACCAGCATGGGGCTTCAAAAAGCTAAAAGCCTACTTCCTGTGAAGGATGATACCACGTTTCTTGATATCATCGCGCAGCAGATCCTCCATTTACGGGAAACCACGGGAGGCAAAGTTCGCTTTTTGCTGATGAACAGCTTTAGTACGTCCGAGGATACCTTGGAGCACATGGAGGCATATCAGGAGAATGATCTCGCTGGCGCCGAAAGCGTCGAAATGATGCAGAATCAGATTCCCAAAATTGATGTAAATTCGATGTTGCCGGTCGATTGGGAAAAGAACCCTTCTTTGGAATGGTGTCCACCCGGACATGGTGATCTTTACGCTGCGTTGGCCGGAAGTGGATGGCTTGATGCCCTACTGGCCGGAGGGGTGAAATACGCATTTGTATCGAACTCAGACAATTTGGGGGCCATTCTGGATGCCAACTTGCTTCGTTACTTTGCGGAAAGTGGTAAACCGTTCTTGATGGAAGCTACCCGGCGCACGGAAGCGGATAAAAAAGGGGGACATCTTGCTGTTCGCTCAAGTGATGAGCAGCTTTTGCTGCGTGAAGTGGCCCAATGCCCAGAGGAAGATTTGGAGCAATTCCAGGATGTTTCGAAACATCAATACTTTAATACCAACAGCCTCTGGATTCGTTTGGATGTATTGAAAGAGTTGCTTGAAAAAGAAAATGGCGTGCTTCCATTGCCGATGATCAAAAACACCAAGACGGTGGATCCCCGTGACAAACAGTCGACACAGGTGTATCAACTCGAAACAGCCATGGGAGCAGCCATAGAATCGTTCCCCGGATCCGGTGCGATTTGCGTGCCCCGATCTCGATTTGCTCCAGTGAAAACCACATCCGATCTTTTTGCCCTGCGATCCGACGCCTATGAACGCACAGAAGATGGCCGTATTGCCCTGGTCGCCGAACGCGATGGTAAACCTCCCGTGATTGATCTGAGTGACGAATACAAGTTGGTCGATAGCTTGGAAGGTCTGGGGATGCCCTCGCTTGTTCAAGCTGGAAAATTGACGGTCCAAGGACCGGTTCGCTTTGCCGACGGTGTCACGATCGTTGGGAATGTAAGCTTTATCAATGAATCAGGCGAAACCAAGTGGGTTGCCGGCGGCAAATATACGGATGAAGAGGTGACTCTTTAA
- a CDS encoding HAD family hydrolase produces MTQFASLDIPEDGYDAVIFDLDGTLVDSMPVHFAAWCDALAKHHAGNVFPEDVFYAMGGRPTKDIVEEINGECGLHLDAEAVCVDKRAAFLSNLDQVEINEEVVDFAKSLRGKLPMAVASGGTRMVVEKTLQITGLSDLFDEVVTANDVKCGKPAPDVFLETASRLEIAPERCLVLEDAAPGIMAAQSAGMQVVCVPSPVKMH; encoded by the coding sequence ATGACGCAATTCGCATCCCTTGACATTCCAGAGGACGGTTATGATGCCGTGATTTTCGATCTCGATGGCACGTTGGTTGACTCAATGCCGGTTCATTTTGCTGCATGGTGTGACGCCTTGGCAAAACATCATGCCGGAAATGTGTTTCCTGAAGATGTTTTCTATGCCATGGGCGGACGCCCTACCAAAGATATCGTTGAGGAAATCAATGGTGAGTGCGGGTTGCATCTTGATGCCGAGGCCGTTTGTGTCGACAAACGGGCCGCTTTTCTGAGTAATCTCGATCAAGTTGAGATCAACGAAGAAGTGGTGGACTTTGCCAAAAGCCTGCGAGGGAAACTCCCCATGGCCGTAGCCTCCGGAGGAACTCGAATGGTGGTGGAAAAAACGCTGCAAATCACCGGCCTGAGTGACCTTTTCGATGAGGTGGTGACGGCAAACGACGTGAAATGCGGCAAGCCGGCACCAGATGTTTTTCTGGAAACGGCCTCTCGACTCGAAATTGCGCCTGAGCGCTGTCTGGTGCTTGAGGATGCGGCCCCTGGAATTATGGCTGCCCAATCAGCCGGCATGCAGGTGGTTTGTGTTCCATCGCCCGTAAAAATGCATTAG
- a CDS encoding phytoene/squalene synthase family protein, translating into MPALDTKILKDVSRSFYLSMRILPKPMREPVSLGYLLARASDTLADTESLPAELRLDMLNRMAELVQGGTDEDWYQRLSKEVMPLQQHRGENVLLSHMQAVMSWLHGMESDSVKQAVLTVMGHILRGQRLDIERFELQAGFRFSGGEELEEYCYMVAGCVGEFWTQIGCHTLDSFSTADSGQLMEWGRNYGKGLQLINILRDLPNDLNVGRCYLPKVNPEDTEDLLHASQQWRERARAYLQDGQAYAQSLTGRRTRMATALPGLIGLRTLDLMEVANWETLSHGVKVQRSEVYRCAWDAFIL; encoded by the coding sequence ATGCCTGCATTAGACACAAAGATTCTTAAAGACGTATCGAGGTCATTTTACCTGAGTATGCGTATTCTTCCCAAGCCAATGCGCGAACCAGTGAGCCTGGGGTATCTCTTGGCTCGGGCGAGTGACACATTGGCAGACACGGAGAGCTTGCCTGCAGAGCTTCGCCTGGACATGCTCAATCGAATGGCTGAGCTCGTTCAAGGAGGGACTGACGAGGACTGGTATCAACGTCTCTCCAAAGAGGTGATGCCATTGCAGCAGCACCGAGGAGAAAACGTGTTGCTGTCGCACATGCAAGCGGTGATGTCGTGGTTGCACGGAATGGAATCGGATTCTGTAAAGCAAGCGGTTCTCACTGTGATGGGGCACATTTTAAGAGGACAGCGGCTTGATATTGAGCGGTTTGAATTGCAAGCGGGCTTTCGCTTCTCAGGGGGAGAAGAGTTAGAGGAATATTGCTATATGGTGGCTGGATGTGTTGGTGAGTTCTGGACACAGATTGGCTGCCATACCCTGGATTCTTTTTCTACGGCTGATTCAGGTCAGCTCATGGAGTGGGGGAGGAATTACGGCAAAGGCCTGCAGTTGATCAATATTCTGAGAGACCTGCCGAACGATTTAAACGTTGGAAGGTGTTACCTGCCCAAGGTGAACCCAGAGGATACCGAAGATTTGTTGCATGCTTCTCAGCAATGGCGAGAACGGGCGAGAGCGTATTTGCAAGATGGACAAGCCTATGCCCAATCGTTAACGGGCCGTCGGACACGGATGGCCACGGCATTACCCGGCCTGATTGGTTTGCGAACACTCGATTTGATGGAGGTCGCCAATTGGGAGACTTTGAGCCATGGGGTCAAAGTGCAACGCAGCGAGGTGTATCGTTGTGCTTGGGATGCCTTTATTCTATAA